The following coding sequences lie in one Apium graveolens cultivar Ventura chromosome 3, ASM990537v1, whole genome shotgun sequence genomic window:
- the LOC141712424 gene encoding uncharacterized protein LOC141712424 has translation MALNNGLRSASKLISSTSSSILPKPVKRSFHATSVKRMGGHGHDEPFYMHSKHMYNLDLMKFQALKMSLGVFTAFSIGVGVPIYAVIFQQKKASG, from the exons ATGGCCCTTAACAACGGACTTCGATCTGCTTCTAAGCTCATCTCATCAACCTCGTCTTCAATTCTCCCCAAACCAG TGAAGAGGAGCTTCCATGCAACAAGTGTAAAGAGAATGGGAGGACATGGACATGATGAACCATTCTACATGCATTCAAAGCACATGTATAACTTGGACTTGATGAAATTTCAAGCATTGAAGATGAGTCTTGGTGTGTTCACTGCCTTCAGCATTGGTGTTGGAGTCCCAATTTACGCTGTTATCTTCCAGCAGAAGAAAGCCTCTGGTTAA